DNA sequence from the Acinonyx jubatus isolate Ajub_Pintada_27869175 chromosome A3, VMU_Ajub_asm_v1.0, whole genome shotgun sequence genome:
GAGCAGTGCTCCCCAGCTTCTGTTGTCTCTCATGACACTTTTTGAAGATTCCTGGCcatttgttttgtagttttgtagGTTTGGGGTTGTCTGAGATTTCTTCACTTAACCTTAGCCAAAAGGCAGAGGAGCAATTGAGATTTCTTCACCATTGACTTTGTTGTGGGCAGAAGTGCTGCTGACCAGACACCATTATGGCGAGGCGGGGAGTGTGTCTTGGGTGGCTGAGGAGCACCATTGTCCAGCCACAGCAGCCTCTGGACATGCTGCCTTGTGGCTGCCCTGTGACTTTAACACCCATCTCACTGAGGTCTCTGGCTTCCCTGTAGTGCCTGCCCTGGAGCTATGGTCCACGCCTTCCTCATCCACAACTTGCGGGCTCCGCAGGCCCAGGACACGGGCCTTTGCCGAGTGCTCTACTCCTGCGTCTTTGGTGCCGAGAATTCACCTGATGACCCACGGCCACATGGTGCTGAGAGGGACAGGCTCCTTCGAAAGGAGCAGATTTTGGCTGTGGCCAGGTAACACATGGGCCTTCACTGAACACATGCCTGATAATGATAGGTTTTCTGCGGGGCACAGAGAATCAGACtaagaagcagagacagagttTTAGAGTAGTGTTTCCATGAGCTGTCCACAGTTGTTGTTTACAAGCGTTATGTGAAAAGGggttaaagaaataataacagtacGGTCATCATCGTTAACTATTAtagttagcatttattgagtcTGTACATATGTGCTAAGAGTTTATGTTCTGAGCATTTCATGTATATGGACTCATTAATCCTTGTAACTGTCTATTGAGATAGATACAGTTATTACCCCTACCTTGCAGGTGAataaactgaggtacagagactTTAAGGAACTTAACCTGCCCAAGGTTATGTAACTAGaacatggcagagctgggatttgggtGTAGGCAGGCAGATCCTGGAACATGCTTTGCAGtgcaggacttctcagggccATTAGTATGCCTGTAGGTTTTATGAATCCCTAAGGAGGAGTGAGAATGTCATACATGGGAATgctgagcccagagcctcctgAAAGCCACTGAAAGAGCAGTGTGTGGGAAATACTGTTCCAGATATAGTGGCTGGCCTTGGACCTTCCCATCCCAGACCCAGATGGAGCCAGCCAGTGCCAGAATCTCTTGACCTCTCTGCCTTTTGTGTCCGGGGATTAACATTCTCGAATGGGCAGTCCTGTGTTAGCCTCTTGCCATCCCCTTGTTCCTCTGGGCCTCCACCCCCCTCTTGTAGCACAGAAAATTAAATGCCTTTAAAACCAACCTGTGCATGGCCCAAATTAGAAAGTGATTCAGGAGGGATCAGAGAGAGATTTCAAAAACCTGAATGGCCAAGTGGAcggtctttcttttttatttggaaagGGTTGCAGGATGGTGGTGGAGAGGTTGGACAGGCCAGttgcatttcttcatttctcatgGCTTGCGTTTCTTTATGTTAAGGAAGCCTCTGTGAAGCTAGTGGTGGCAGGATCTTTTTCCCCTGGTGCCCTTTCCTGGCTCAAAGAGCTGTGTTCAAAACCTGCCTTCTCTTGAACATATGGAGTGAAATGGTTCAGGGCCTGGAGATGGGAGCCTGGATTCCTGTCATGGCTCATGCTTCCTGCTCTGTGGTCCTGGGCAGGTCACTTAGTCTCTCTGGGGCTAAGTTTCTACATCTGAGATATGGAGTTAATAGCACCTCTCAGTTTTAGGGGTGGTCATGAGGATGACAGAAATCAGTGACCCACCCACTCTTCCCAGGCAGGTGGAATCCATGTGCCAGCTTCAGCAGCAGGCATCTGGCCGGACCTCCGTGGACCTGCAGCTTCAGTCCTCAGATGAGCCAGTGCCCCTGCATgaggccccacatggggccttCCGCCTGGCAGCAGGGGACCCTTTCCAGGAGCCTCGGACAGTGGTGTGGCTGGGTGTACTCTCATTAGGCTTCGCCCTGGTGCTGGATGCCCATGAGAACCTGCTGCTGGCTGAGAGCACACTCCGGCTGCTGGCACGCCTCCTTCTGGATCACCTCCGGCTGCTTACCCCCAGCACCAACCTCTTGCTTAGGGCTGATCGCATCGAGGGCATCCTTGCCCGCTTCCTGCCCCATGGTCAACTGCTCTTCCTCAATGACCAGTTTGTCCAGGGTCTGGAGAAGGAACTCAGTGCTTCCTGGCCCCGCTGACCCCTCACTGGGATGGGGCTtcctgaggggcagggagggaggacagggatGGATGGACACAGAGCCAGGTGAATCTTGGCATTGGCCTCCTTCCCAGCCTGCTCCCAGCTCTGCTGTGCTACCACATCCAGGACAAGTGGACAGAAAAGAGGAACAAGCTGGCAGAAAAGAGGGCTGGGCAAAGCGTGGTGGGGAGGAATCCCAGAACATCGTGTGCCTGGAGCTGCCATGTGACTCATTTAGACTGCATAGTGGACCAGTCTCACCTGTCCTTGACCCCAGTTTCTCCCATCCCCGGCAGCCAGCCCCCAAAACAGTCCACCAGTTGCTAGTGTTGGAGCATGAGGAGTGGAACTCAGCCCACTTTCTCCTTCCAAACCCACAGTCCTCACAGTGCAAAAGGAACCTGAGACTCCCAGGGTGGGGGAGCTGGTTGCTGTATTTGCACCCACTTAGGCAACATTATCAACAAGGATTTTGTCAGTGAGGACCTGCTCAGTGTCCAGCCCCACCACAGTTCACAAATGTGTCTGTCGTTCATTCAGCAGGGGGATTCTGTAGCTCTCTTTGGGCCCATGCCTTGCCCACCAGGCAACTTCAAGATAATGCTAGGTTTCCTTTGTCTTCAGGGAGAGAAGATACCATCAGATGGGTGCAAGAAGTCTAGCCAGGATGAAGTTGTCTTTCTTGTTTTGAATTAAAAGCACTGATTGtgtgatttcattctttgtttctgtaAGTTTGGATAATGTATATTTGCTCTTATGAGTACGTGTCTCTTTGGCACTGAGCTGGGTATCTGAGCTTTCATGATCAAAGATGCCCCCAAGAAGCATCTTGGGAGGTCTCCAGCTCTTGTGCCCCATATCACCCCTGTCGCCTTATGGGCCTCCTTTGGGTGGTAGTACTTGTTTTCTGTACCAAAATGTGGCAGGGTGGTGTGGCTCTctgagaagcagagcctgagacgaGGATTAGAGGATTAGAGGATTAGTTACAAGTCGCTTACATGGGAGGTGATTCCAGGAAGTACTGGAAGGGAAGGCAGCCCATAGAGGTACGTTATCTAGGGTGGGTCGGGAGCTTAGTGCCTTTGGGGGCCTGTAACACAAcagtcgctttttttttttttttaaacgtttatttatttttgagacagagagagacagcatgaacgggggagtggcagagagagagggagacacagaatcagaagcaggctccaggctctgagccatcagcccagagcctgacgcggggctagaactcacggaccgcgagatcgtgacctggctgaagtcagacgctcaaccgactgcgccacccaggcgccccaacagtcaCTTTTGAGTGACCTTGCTTCAAGGGTGAGGGACTAAGAATGTTTGCCATTCTCTTCAGTCAGTGGTTTTGAGTTGGTCTTAAGACAAATTACCTGGCTCTTTCTGCCCCCAGAAAAAGGCATTGTGGTGCTGGGCCTGGCTGCATGATGGTCAAACCCAAAAGGATATGGGTGGGGCACCAAACTCCTGTTATGAGTCTTTAACCAGCAGCTCCTTGTGGTGGTTTAAAATGATTCAATTGGGGGCGCCgtctgttaagcacctgacacttggtttcaacttaggtcatgatctcatggttcgtgagccccaagtcagccttcttgggattctctctctcccactctgtccctcccctatttgtgtgtgtgcatgcatgcactctctatctcaaataagtaaacgttaaaaaaaaaaaaaactggaaaaaaatttctttattctttattgtcagtaccacactgtcttgattactgttgctttagATAGTAGTAAGTCTTCAAGGCAGATAGTGTcagtcctccagctttgttcttcaatAATGAGTTggctaggggtacctgggtggctcagtcagttaagcatcctgacttcagctcaagtcgtgatctcatggttcataaatttgagccccacatctgactctgctgtcagcactgagcccactttgaatcctcagtctcactctctctgcccatcctatgctctctctcaaaaataagtaagaaaaaaataaaagtatttaaaaaaataatgagttggCTAATCTcagtcttttgcctttccatataaacttcagAATCAGTTTTTCAAATCCACAAAATGACTTGTTGGGAAtttaattgggattgcactgaatatgtagatcaAATAGATCACATTGGGAAGAACTGATATTTTGACAATATCGAGTCTTCCCATCCACAAACAGGGAATATGCACTTACTttgttctccttttatttctttcatcagagttttatggttttcctcATAACaaatcttgtacatattttgttaggcTTGTACCTAAGTTTCATTTTGGGGATGTTAATGGTACCTGTATAAAtggcaatatatttttaatttaaattccatttgttcattgttggtatagAGGAGAGGGAATGACTTTTGAACATTaacttatatcctgcaaccttgctgtgATCATTTGTTAGTTCcaacaggtttttctttttttttttttaagtttatttatttattttggcgggggagggggggtgcagagagagagagagagagagagagagagaatcccaagcaggctccacactgtcagcaaggagcctagcccagctcagggctcaatgtcactaactgtgagattgtgacctgagctgaaaccaactgttggaggcttaattgactgaggcacccaggcgccatTCCCCAACCCcaacagttttttctttctgattctttcagattttctacagaggcaatcatgtcatctgtgtaCAGGTgtagttctatttcttccttccacatatatagcttttatttccttttcttatcttactGAATGAATTGCacttccagtacagtgttgaaaagCAGTGGTGAGATGGGACATCCTTGTTCTTGATCTCACTGGGGAAGCTTCTAGTTTCTTGCCATTGACTATGATGTTGGCTAtagatttttgtagatattctgtGTTAAGTTGAGGAAGCTcctctctattcctagtttgctgggagtttttttttttttttaaatcatgaatggatgttagattttgtcaaatgctttttctgtatctttttatgACCatatgacttttcttctttagtctgaTGGATTGATTACATTAACTAATTTtcagatgttgaaccagccttgcatacctgggataaatcccacttggtcatgttgtataattctttttatacattgttgggttctatttgctaatattttacctCTATGTTCATGAGCAATATTGGCCTTTAGTTCTCTTATAATatatttgtctgattttggtattggGGTAATAttgcctcatagaaagagttaggaagtattccccctccttctgttttctggaagagatttgaGAGAattggtatattttctttcttaaatgtttggtagaattaccagtgaacccatctgggccagccttgaattttttaattaaattttattttccaaataggtAACATGGTTTAGAAGTCAGAATGATAAAAAAATCTTCACTGAAAAACTTGCTCCCACTTCTGTCCCATCCATTCTGTTCCCCCCACTATCCCAAAGGGTAGtagctttctatattttctacataTCTATCTCTCttatacaaatacaaacaaatacgAACTTGGGTTCTTATTCCACTTCCTGCCTGCATTGTTTTCTTACACTATAGGCCAGCTTGATATAGGGTTCTGCACTTGCTTGTTTCACTTAACAGTGTTGCCTGGAGATCTTTTCATAGCAGTACATAggattcttattctttttttaagtttgtttatttattgagagaaatagaaagagggggaggggcaaagagagagagggggagagagaatcccaagcaggctgtgcactgatgcgaggctcgatctcacagtgagaccatgacctaagccaaaatcaatagttggacattaaccaactgagccatccaggtgccccttattctttttattctttgctcaTTATATGAGTATATTATAGTTCATTTAACAGATCTAAGAATTACTGTGAAATATCTCACATTTATAAAACGGTGGTTAGAATCATAATCTGAGTACCCATCATTAAACTTGCAAAAGCATTAACTCATTAATTTCTGCCATTTTTATTAagtccttctttctgttttcatttccttctgttatCTATAACTCTTTAAGGGTGcttaattcttttgttttcaggttttaaaaaaaaaaattggtatttgTGTTTTAAGTTAAGAATTTTCCTCTGACAACTGTTTTAGCTATATCCCATAGGTGCTGACATGTGGTGTTTTCTCTAATGATATTTTTTGGAAAACCTGCAGtgtaatttctttcctctttgattcCCTATTTTTACATGACCATGTAAGAACAATATTCCTGAGTTCTTGtatgttcaaaaaaataataataatttggaaCCTGTATACTTAACTTTTGGTCTGGGTGCCCCAAAGATTCTTTATTTTCCAGTAATATTACTAGAATATATTTTGTAGTGTAAACATGGTGTGTTTTTTGTTCAAATGTAgatttaaattcttatttcagaaacatttccctgaattatatctttttttttttttaaggtttttatttttaagtaatctctgcacccaacatggggctggaactcacagtcctgagatcaagagttgcatgctgcaccgactgagccagccaggagtccctgaGTTATATCTTTAATAGTTATTGTATTTCATTGGTTTTGTTCTCTTCAGGGATTC
Encoded proteins:
- the AP5S1 gene encoding AP-5 complex subunit sigma-1 — encoded protein: MVHAFLIHNLRAPQAQDTGLCRVLYSCVFGAENSPDDPRPHGAERDRLLRKEQILAVARQVESMCQLQQQASGRTSVDLQLQSSDEPVPLHEAPHGAFRLAAGDPFQEPRTVVWLGVLSLGFALVLDAHENLLLAESTLRLLARLLLDHLRLLTPSTNLLLRADRIEGILARFLPHGQLLFLNDQFVQGLEKELSASWPR